From Salvelinus namaycush isolate Seneca chromosome 2, SaNama_1.0, whole genome shotgun sequence, one genomic window encodes:
- the LOC120057651 gene encoding protein kish-B: MTNVYSFDGIVVFGLLFICTCAYLKKVPRLNSWLLSEKKGVWGVFYKAAVIGTRLHHAVAITCLSMALYLVFLK, encoded by the exons ATGACAAATG TGTACTCGTTCGATGGGATTGTGGTGTTTGGGCTTCTGTTCATATGTACGTGTGCGTACCTCAAGAAGGTACCTCGCCTAAACAGTTGGCTACTTTCTGAGAAGAAGGGAGTGTGGGGGGTATTCTATAAAG CTGCAGTGATTGGGACCAGACTCCACCATGCTGTGGCTATAACCTGTCTGTCAATGGCATTGTACCTGGTCTTCTTAAAGTGA